Proteins encoded within one genomic window of Glycine soja cultivar W05 chromosome 1, ASM419377v2, whole genome shotgun sequence:
- the LOC114425040 gene encoding uncharacterized protein LOC114425040: protein MDAVVKLSTRASCHWPGINSNITKRLAIRLPPSRTKCNLHLHKMEIQRHSIKKNVLNKSWDRNRVLAMASKRDPKSQQNSLSPADTVEQYYTSINDKDLRQLDECISEDACFDDYAFTKPFQGKKEVIRFLEQLTHCMGRNVTFRLKHIYEGDDLTAVASWHLEWNEKQIPFTRGCTFFKLSKLGKNLVIWNAEVLIESPIKPGSIVLTLLKNVTSIFDDFPKVTEWFLRSPNVILTWILRVYNIFVAPWLHPLLEGYIKLWGFFVRLLNSVITVVIFISKTFFK, encoded by the exons ATGGATGCTGTAGTCAAATTATCAACCAGAGCTTCATGCCATTGGCCGGGAATAAACTCCAACATCACAAAGAGGCTAGCCATCAGGCTCCCGCCCAGCAGAACAAAATGCAACTTGCACTTACACAAGATGGAGATACAACGACACAGCATCAAGAAGAATGTCCTAAACAAATCTTGGGATAGAAATAGAGTTTTAGCCATGGCATCAAAAAGGGACCCCAAATCTCAGCAAAATTCTCTCTCTCCAGCAGATACAGTAGAGCAGTACTACACTAGCATTAATGATAAAGACCTGCGACAATTGGATGAGTGCATATCCGAAGATGCTTGCTTTGATGACTATGCCTTCACCAAACCATTCCAGGGAAAAAAG GAAGTAATACGCTTCTTAGAACAGCTTACTCATTGCATGGGCCGGAATGTGACATTCAGACTGAAACATATATACGAGGGAGATGATTTAACTGCCGTAGCGAGCTGGCACTTGG AATGGAACGAGAAACAAATCCCATTCACCAGAGGTTGCACCTTCTTCAAGTTATCAAAATTAGGAAAGAACCTGGTCATCTG GAACGCTGAGGTATTAATTGAATCACCTATCAAACCAGGAAGCATAGTTTTG acCCTATTGAAAAACGTGACTTCAATATTTGATGACTTTCCGAAAGTAACCGAGT GGTTCTTAAGAAGTCCTAATGTAATACTAACATGGATATTGAGAGTTTACAATATATTTGTCGCGCCTTGGCTACATCCACTCCTAGAAGGCTACATAAAGCTATGGGGCTTCTTTGTTCGATTGCTCAACTCTGTAATCACtgt